The following proteins are encoded in a genomic region of Cryptomeria japonica chromosome 11, Sugi_1.0, whole genome shotgun sequence:
- the LOC131076797 gene encoding AP-1 complex subunit mu-2: MFCIFHFPLCHNERHEELSLRIVRQNTAAKFSILAMAGAASALFLLDMKGRVLIWRDYRGDVSSAQAERFFSKLIEKEGDPALQNPVVYDNGVTYMFIQHNNIYLMTASRQNSNAASSLLFLHRLVDVFKHYFEELEEESLRDNFVVVYELLDEIMDFGYPQYTEAKILSEFIKTDAYRMEVTQRPPMAVTNAVSWRSEGIRYKKNEVFLDVVESVNILVNSNGQIVRSDVVGALKMRAYLSGMPECKLGLNDRVLLEAQGKASKGKAIDLDDIKFHQCVRLARFENDRTISFIPPDGTFDLMNYRLSTQVKPLIWVEAQVEKHSRSRVEYLVRARSQYKDRSTATNVEIELPVPADASTPHVRTSMGSSAYSPERDALLWKIKSFPGGKEYILRAEFSLSSITAEEATPEKRAPIRVKFEIPYFTVSGIQVRYLKIIEKSGYQALPWVRYITTAGEYELRMI; the protein is encoded by the exons atgttttgtatttttcattttcctCTCTGTCACAATGAACGTCATGAGGAGTTGAGCCTGCGAATCGTTCGACAAAATACTGCGGCCAAATTCAGCATATTGGCAATGGCGGGTGCTGCATCCGCCTTGTTCCTTCTGGATATGAAGGGTCGTGTCCTCATCTGGCGAGATTATCGTGGCGATGTCTCTTCAGCTCAAGCAGAACGTTTTTTCTCAAAGCTCATCGAAAAGGAG GGTGATCCTGCTTTACAAAATCCTGTGGTTTACGACAATGGGGTGACTTACATGTTCATTCAGCACAACAATATTTACCTTATGACAGCATCGAGACAGAACTCTAATGCAGCGAGCTCGCTATTATTTTTACATCGACTTGtggat GTATTCAAGCACTATTTTGAAGAGCTAGAAGAAGAGTCTTTGAGAGacaattttgttgttgtt TAtgaactattggatgaaataaTGGACTTCGGGTACCCTCAATATACAGAGGCAAAGATTCTTAGTGAATTCATCAAAACAGATGCTTACAGGATGGAAGTCACTCAGCGACCTCCAATGGCTGTTACTAATGCAGTTTCCTGGCGAAGTGAAGGAATACGATACAAGAAAAATGAG GTCTTTTTGGATGTAGTAGAAAGTGTAAATATTCTTGTGAATAGCAATGGGCAAATAGTGCGATCTGATGTAGTTGGAGCGCTGAAGATGAGAGCTTACCTGAG TGGAATGCCAGAATGCAAGCTTGGACTTAATGACAGGGTGCTACTAGAAGCTCAAGGCAAAGCGTCAAAGGGAAAAGCAATTGATTTGGATGACATCAAGTTTCATCA GTGTGTTCGTCTTGCTCGTTTTGAAAATGATAGAACTATATCCTTCATACCTCCTGATGGGACTTTTGATCTTATGAACTATAGACTTAGCACGCAG GTAAAGCCATTGATATGGGTTGAAGCTCAAGTAGAAAAGCATTCAAGAAGTCGGGTAGAATATTTGGTGAGAGCACGCAGTCAATACAAAGATCGCAG TACAGCAACAAATGTTGAAATTGAATTGCCAGTCCCAGCTGATGCATCTACACCTCATGTACGTACATCAATGGGTTCTTCTGCATATTCCCCAGAGAGGGATGCTTTGCTTTGGAAAATCAAATCATTTCCTGGTGGAAAG GAATACATATTGAGGGCCGAGTTTAGCCTTTCTAGCATAACTGCTGAAGAAGCAACCCCAGAAAAGCGGGCACCTATTCGTGTCAAATTTGAGATACCATATTTTACTGTATCAGGAATCCAG GTCAGGTACCTGAAAATCATTGAAAAGAGTGGATATCAAGCATTGCCATGGGTTAGGTACATTACAACGGCAGGTGAATATGAACTAAGGATGATCTAG